Proteins from a single region of Urocitellus parryii isolate mUroPar1 chromosome 4, mUroPar1.hap1, whole genome shotgun sequence:
- the Eif3m gene encoding eukaryotic translation initiation factor 3 subunit M yields the protein MSVPAFIDISEEDQAAELRAYLKSKGAEISEENSEGGLHVDLAQIIEACDVCLKEDDKDVESVMNSVVSLLLILEPDKQEALIESLCEKLVKFREGERPSLRLQLLSNLFHGMDKNTPVRYTVYCSLIKVAASCGAIQYIPTELDQVRKWISDWNLTTEKKHTLLRLLYEALVDCKKSDAASKVMVELLGSYTEDNASQARVDAHRCIVRALKDPNAFLFDHLLTLKPVKFLEGELIHDLLTIFVSAKLASYVKFYQNNKDFIDSLGLLHEQNMAKMRLLTFMGMAVENKEISFDTMQQELQIGADDVEAFVIDAVRTKMVYCKIDQTQRKVVVSHSTHRTFGKQQWQQLYDTLNAWKQNLNKVKNSLLSLSDT from the exons ATGAGCGTCCCGGCCTTCATCGATATCAGTGAGGAAGATCAG GCTGCTGAACTTCGTGCTTATCTGAAATCTAAAGGAGCTGAGATCTCAGAAGAGAACTCAGAAGGTGGACTTCATGTAGATTTAGCTCAAATTATTGAAGCCTGTGATGTCTGTCTGAAGGAAGATGATaaag ATGTGGAAAGTGTGATGAACAGTGTGGTATCCCTCCTGTTGATCCTGGAACCTGACAAACAGGAAGCATTGATTGAAAGCCTGTGTGAAAAGCTGGTGAAGTTTCGGGAAGGTGAACGCCCATCTCTGAGACTGCAATT GCTAAGCAACCTTTTCCATGGAATGGATAAGAACACTCCTGTAAGATACACAGTGTACTGCAGCCTCATTAAAGTGGCAGCATCTTGTGGAGCCATCCAGTACATTCCAACTGAGCTGGATCAA GTGAGAAAGTGGATTTCTGACTGGAATCTTACCACTGAAAAAAAACACACCCTTTTAAGATTACTTTATGAGGCTCTTGTGGATTGTAAGAAAAG TGATGCTGCTTCAAAAGTCATGGTGGAATTGCTTGGAAGTTACACGGAAGACAATGCTTCCCAGGCTCGAGTTGATGCCCACAG GTGTATTGTACGAGCATTGAAAGAtccaaatgcatttctttttgaCCATCTTCTTACTTTAAAACCAGTCAAGTTCTTGGAAGGCGAGCTTATTCATGAT cttttaACCATTTTTGTGAGTGCGAAGTTGGCATCCTATGTCAAGTTTTATCAGAATAATAAAGACTTCATTGATTCACTTG GCCTTTTACATGAACAGAATATGGCAAAAATGAGACTACTTACTTTTATGGGAATGGcagtggaaaataaagaaatttcttttgatACAATGCAGCAGGAACTTCAAATTGGAGCTGATGATGTTGAAGCCTTTGTTATTGATG cggTAAGAACTAAAATGGTCTACTGCAAAATTGATCAGACTCAGAGAAAAGTAGTTGTCAG tcATAGCACACATCGGACATTTGGAAAACAACAGTGGCAACAACTGTATGACACACTTAATGCCTGGAAACAAAACTTGAACAAAGTGAAAAACAGCCTTTTGAGTCTTTCTGATACctga